ATTAAGACCTTTAAACagaatttggtttttatattaattttccgATTAACATATTGCTACCAATAATATCCAAAAgagtatttaaaatttgacaATAAAGGATCTGCATTACCGACGTTATTGTGGTAAAGCAGTTTTCCATTGGTCTGTCACTACTGGTACATTAGACAGAGGTCGTGAACAAGGGGACGTAGCTCAGTGGTAGAGCGCTCGCTTCGCATGTGAGAAGTCCCGGGTTCAAACCCCGGCGTCTCCATCTGTTATAAagattaatgtttttttttttcacaatgCAAAATTTAGATATAGataattttaacaaattattcaTGACTAAGACCGAACCGCAATGTTTTATTGGtgttttatttggattttgtcaTAAAGTATTCTACTTTGACTTACAGACTgctttaaatatgttaaataaaatgtcgTTGAAACACGGTCAAATTTTAGGTGAATTTAGTTAGGAACTGTGATGTTATTAAGAGGCAGAcctaaaaatgatttttaatgtgagtttcattattttaaagatCACATATAATCAGAATCTGAATATCAATAGTGTTTAACGTATGAGCTACACTAGAGTTTGACATTCACATTATGTTAAATTTTAGAACATTTTGCAAGATTTGACAATCAATTTGAAAGTACTGCTTTGCCGACTTTATATTAAGCAGTTTTCGCGCGGAAGTGAAAGTGGTTCTGATTCCAGTTGACAATTGGTCAGAACAAAGCCGCAAGGGGACGTAGCTCAGTGGTAGAGCGCTCGCTTCGCATGTGAGAAGTCCCGGGTTCAAACCCCGGCGTCTCCAGCAGATATGTCAATctctatttaattttttttggaactTGGTTTTAAAAGTTGGTTGCATAAAACATGACCTCTGTAAGCCAACTATTTTGCAATTTAGGCTACCGAAATTACCGAGTGATTGTgacatttaaatcaaaattatattagTAACCTGTTTGAAGGATTAAACTGATATTGTTGAGGTTCTATGGGGACGTAGCTCAGTGGTAGAGCGCTCGCTTCGCATGTGAGAAGTCCCGGGTTCAAACCCCGGCGTCTCCATGATCCGGaggaattattattattttgttttgaattctttttttctttgaagGTAATAGGATAGGACTTACCTATTTAAGCTGCTAACGGTGCGAACTCCTCGACGTCCTTCGATGATCGAAATAGTTACGTTATAGCCCTTATCAAGAGTCATGGCCAGGTCTTGGCCAATGTTCTGATAAGTTATCACTGCGGCTATGTTTCCTGGGAAAAAAGTTTACTTTGATAAGCAGGCTGAAAGATTGAATACTACGGCTGAAACTCACTTGTTTTGCCCTTGATCTGcatcttctccagctgcatTACTTGCTTGTCGTTGTAGATAATAACACCAGCAGCATTTTGCTGGTATACATGTTTAACTTTTTCCTCAAAGGTGCAGCGTCCCCGTCGGACCAAAGCGATCCAGGTCTCCCCCTTATCTGGTGTGGGTGCTCCCAGGGTTCCACGTATGTATGGTGTACACGCGTAATCGTCACTAAAGTTGTCCGTGGCGCTGATGTGGACCAAACGCCCCGTTACGTTCAACACCTTGCCCTCCCCGTAACGGGCCTGTTCCTGGGCGAATTCCATGTTGCACAGCATGTTGCCGTGCTCTACATACGACCAGTTAAGGAAGGCATAGTTATAGACGTCCACAGCAATACGATCTTCCATGCCGGAGAAGCTGTGCGTGCCGTTGCCTGGTCTAAAGTAGCGCTCCAAGTCCTGATTAGCGATGGACATGGCCGCCACTAAGGTAGTGGTCGTTGCAGGGGAAGTGAAAGGCGGGAGTCCTCCGAACAGCAAAACAAGGCAGGCGAGTGGGAGCGTTTTCCGTAAATACATGACGCAGGAGTGTATCAgctgttttctattttaatcAGAATGTCGCATTTGCCTCTTAGCGTTGTGGTACGGCAACTGAAACGAGAAATCGAATTGagttaaacaaaatttgtattatatataaaattttatatattacatattatatattatactaACCGTATTTATGAGGTCCTTTATTAATACTTTAACAGCTACGCGCATAATGAGGTATGCACAGTCATTTCAGTTATTTGTCTAATtaaagtcaagtcaagtcTATTTGACTTATgttctgcaaaaaaaaaacgattttattgtcaaatgaaatcaaatagtggtccaaatgTTCAATGTTATAACTTGTTAAGCTCAGAACAAAATTTTCCTTATTGATTGGACCATATTTTTAATCGCTTTTCACAAATCCGAATGACAAGTCCGAAAATTGGCTTTAAAGTTTCTTGGATTTTCAAAAAAAGGGTTCGTTCGTTTAGATAGTCAGCCAAACTAATGTACCCCTGaatacccaaaaaaaaaacgggtCCAAAAAGCGTTGCTGCCAATAATGAAAAGTGAATGAAATTGCAGGCAATTTGTTGTATTGAATCAATACTCATGTTAATACCAGgcattatattttaaaaagaatattaaatattatatttgtgtTTACGTGTTGTCGTTTTGGGGGCAAGAAACGTACGAATATAAACGCTGGTCGTTGTATTCTTTCTTGGCGAATCTTAAATAAAggaatatcaaaaatataaagataTTGTATTTTCCACAACCAgtctgtatatatgtacatatatatacaataggattttttatttttaatattttgttcatAGGGACAACAGCAAGTTTTTTTTGTGCTCTCAAAATGCTTAGTAGTTCATAAAACGTGAAGCTTTTTAGgaaaaaactttattattgAAGGCTAAAAATATATCTGGGCTTTTTACAATAATACAATTGGTGGTGCATGATGCGGTTATTGCACTTCcgtttgattattttttataaactttGGCAGTTTGCCAACGCAAAATGGAACTTGTAATTGCAAGACAATTATTGTCTACTACCTCTATTTAGAATGATTCACAGGTGGTTTGTTTGCTAGGTAGAATGTTTTGGCTTCGATTggacatttattttcattagcTTTTTAAAGACTACTGGTAAAACATAATTCAACCAGCCTTTCGACaaactaattttatataaatagtaAAACAGGTTTATTTTCATAAACGAATAAAAGAACTGCCGATATGAATACTAAATATTTGTGGTACCTGTTCATAGCAAAACGTGAGTGGCAAAAACGTGCCTCGAAACATAATAACTTAGGCATATTATCTTGTTTGTTTCTCGTGTACAAATACACAAGAGTATCTAGTTGgtatgtatttacatttttttgcttGAAACCTTGCTTCCTCGACTGCATTAAActgcaaaaatatgaaaaatgacCCATGCACTGATTTGTCACTAATTAATCCATTGCGTACAGTACAAGTATGAATGTAATACTTGCAGACTCACAAAAGCTGAATATTCACATCATTTTTTATACAGTTTTAAAGGTAAGATGTTCACTTTGGTTCACATTGGTTCTGCCCTGGTAAAGAGCAGTCCCCGCTTTGGGACTGTTGGCCCAGTGCCCAGTTTTGCAATGCTCGTTTTGATTTGGCCAGTGCATTTTAATGTCACTCTCGCTGCAAATTATCTCGCAGCCATTCATCAGAGCTCTAATACCTTTGTGCCAATTTCTAGTTATCATTATTGTCGTTGTCAATGCGATTGTACGAAGAGCAATCCTAAATGATCCCAAATAGTATTAGTTTTGGGGCAAGCGATTGGCATAGGAGTTTTAACGGCAAAGTCATTTTGGGGCCAGATATTTGGATCAAGGGCACTAAGAAAATGAGCTTGGATTAACTAATGAAATGCTTTGGGAATGAGCGCTATTTTTAGTTGGGGACTTCAGCTGACTGATGCAGTTTGTTTACGTTCTCAGCGTTCTCAGGTGTTTTGTATCCTTGAGTTGCGGCCAAAAAGGACTCGGCGAAACGGGCACCATAATGAGGTACAGccttgtatatatttataatgcacTTGACTGCCGCATCAAGAACTTAACTGCCGAGcctaaaaaaatcaaatctcTCGAAAATTAACTTCTAGTAAAATGCTTCTGGCAGTGCTAGCAGCGCTGGTAGTCAGAGAGTCAGAGTGCAGGTAGACCACAAGACACggtcataaaaatat
This sequence is a window from Drosophila teissieri strain GT53w chromosome 2R, Prin_Dtei_1.1, whole genome shotgun sequence. Protein-coding genes within it:
- the LOC122612833 gene encoding protein goliath isoform X2; translated protein: MYLRKTLPLACLVLLFGGLPPFTSPATTTTLVAAMSIANQDLERYFRPGNGTHSFSGMEDRIAVDVYNYAFLNWSYVEHGNMLCNMEFAQEQARYGEGKVLNVTGRLVHISATDNFSDDYACTPYIRGTLGAPTPDKGETWIALVRRGRCTFEEKVKHVYQQNAAGVIIYNDKQVMQLEKMQIKGKTRNIAAVITYQNIGQDLAMTLDKGYNVTISIIEGRRGVRTVSSLNRTSVLFVSISFIVLMIISLVWLIFYYIQRFRYMQAKDQQSRNLCSVTKKAIMKIPTKTGKISDEKDLDSDCCAICIEAYKPTDTIRILPCKHEFHKNCIDPWLIEHRTCPMCKLDVLKFYGYVVGDQIYQTPSPQHTAQIASIEEVPVIMVAVPQGPQPLQQLQASNMSSFAPSHYLPRSRSPSSSVQQQLPPLAYQPHPQQAAAERGRRNSAPATMPHAITASHQVTDV